In a genomic window of Rhopalosiphum maidis isolate BTI-1 chromosome 4, ASM367621v3, whole genome shotgun sequence:
- the LOC113548389 gene encoding zinc finger protein 658B-like, whose amino-acid sequence MSIREIEISDQMFSLSQSDICRLCGLSNSSRFLIYRKVDAAELTIADLINRYLPIQVSDDDEYPRTICSNCKCQLDMLVKFIDDLLDGQMFLKNVYKLYKSKQLSSAEYIPMVDERTTNFKNNINTKSNNVEFICETCGLTLPDKSDLKAHLKNHHEEQPIPSDTSTVKVADRFSCEYCKKTFAHKSGLNTHLKTHKGDKKYVCKVCKKSYYQNGNLQEHMRIHTGEKPFSCEYCTVSFRTSSQLKTHIRCHSGAKPYKCSVCERSFPHNNTLKIHLRRHYDDRQYNCEYCPKKFVDRTALVRHSRTHTGEKPYYCDLCNKDFATVTNFKKHRKIHMKDKNSTVWELTTKFQKGSSEIDYINATIINDNELQACDRTEDLFLISNQVKDLNTDIPSNSVNNLDDLLNVNTSFTSLNSISFSESMLDLAENIVP is encoded by the exons atgtcaATACGAGAGATAGAAATCTCAGACCAAATGTTTTCTTTGAGTCAATCAGACATTTGTCGACTCTGTGGGCTAAGCAACTCATCGAGGTTCCTGATCTACAGAAAAGTAGATGCTGCTGAATTGACTATTGCAGATTTAATTAACCGCTATTTGCCTATTCaa GTTTCTGATGATGATGAATATCCGAGAACTATATGTTCAAACTGTAAATGTCAGTTGGATATGCTAGTGAAATTTATTGATGATTTGTTAGATGGTCAAATGtttctcaaaaatgtttataaactgtataagTCTAAACAGCTTTCTTCGGCAGAATATATACCTATGGTGGATGAAAGAACCACTAATTTCAAGAATAACATAAACACTAAAAGTAATAATGTGGAATTTATATGTGAGACTTGTGGTTTAACGTTACCTGACAAAAGTGACTTGAAGgctcatttgaaaaatcatCATG AAGAACAACCAATACCAAGTGACACCTCAACAGTTAAAGTTGCTGATAGATTTTCATGTGAATATTGCAAGAAAACATTTGCTCATAAAAGTGGGCTTAATActcatttaaaaacacataaag gtgataaaaaatatgtatgtaaagtatgtaaaaaaagttattatcaaAACGGAAACCTGCAAGAACACATGCGCATACATACTGGAGAAAAACCTTTCAGTTGTGAATACTGTACAGTATCATTTAGAACGTCATCTCAG ttgaaaactCACATTCGATGTCATAGCGGTGCTAAACCTTATAAGTGTTCAGTGTGTGAACGATCATTTCCACATAATAATACTCTGAAAATTCATTTAAGGCGTCATTACGATGATCGACAATACAACTGTGAATATTGTCCAAAAAAATTTGTTGACCGTACAGCGTTGGTCAGACATTCTCGTACACATACAG gcgaaaaaccatattattgtgatttgtgTAACAAGGACTTTGCTAcagtaacaaattttaaaaaacatagaaaa atacacATGAAAGATAAAAATTCTACAGTATGGGAGCTAACTACAAAATTCCAAAAAGGCAGTTCagaaattgattatataaatgctacaataattaatgataatgagCTGCAGGCATGTGATAGAACAGaagacttatttttaatttccaatcAAGTTAAG gatcTGAACACTGATATACCGTCCAATAGTGTAAATAATTTGGATGACCTACTAAATGTCAACACTTCCTTCACATCTTTAAATTCTATTAGCTTCAGTGAATCTATGTTAGATTTAGCTGAAAACATTGTACCATAG